Part of the Uranotaenia lowii strain MFRU-FL unplaced genomic scaffold, ASM2978415v1 HiC_scaffold_118, whole genome shotgun sequence genome, TGTGCACTGCGATTGCGGAATCCAGAAGATGGTGCTGTGTGGCTGAACACCACCGTTGATGTTCCCACTGCGAGCGCAGCAAGTCGGTTGATGCCGTCGATGTCGGGATGTTATCACGTGCCACCTTTCCTCCGACGAATGCAGCGAGAAATTTGCAGCTGGAGCTGCAGGTGATATTAAATGGCTGGCCACCAAAATATGAACCACGACGTCGGGCACCGTAGAAGCGAAAATCGCTACGATGATGCTGTGTGGCTAACTTCCACCTTTTATGTTGCGACCACGTGCGCGCTATGACCGAGAAGAGGCAGGCAGTTGTAGCCAAAACTACTGATGGTGTTGAGTAGTTAATTGCCACCTTTTCTCCGGCAAATGTAGCGGGAATTGAGGCGATAATAAAAGAAGGCCGCCTGTATTGGGGAAGAAGGCGCTTGTTAGCAAGAAGGTTGcaggtttttttctttttgaaaatgtcgtCTTACCTGTGCGACCCTCTTGTTTTCCGTTTTTCCGAAGCTCTGAGCTTCCTTCTTCGCTCGAATCCGCCCTTCTCGGTTGGCG contains:
- the LOC129759175 gene encoding uncharacterized protein LOC129759175, with protein sequence AYQNTRHVLFESTAEKCSLEGELTPTEKGGFERRRKLRASEKRKTRGSHRRPSFIIASIPATFAGEKVAINYSTPSVVLATTACLFSVIARTWSQHKRWKLATQHHRSDFRFYGARRRGSYFGGQPFNITCSSSCKFLAAFVGGKVARDNIPTSTASTDLLRSQWEHQRWCSATQHHLLDSAIAVHTVVISHSTSSTAPAAISHCTCSAAISCGIGPHIIVSSFDCTFRLHLQCRINCGIGPFIIYGTARLHRGRRNNGTHQ